The DNA segment CAATTATTTGTAAAGATCATCTCATTCACTACAATAGAACATTCTACTTTGTTTTTCTCGTTTATTGTGCTCCAcaattgttcttcagctttattgtttttactttatAGCTCATACTTTATTGTTCTTATCTCATCTCGAGGCCCCTGAGATAATCGAGCTCGAGTCCCCTATTGCTCTAACAAtactggtttggttcatcaattcttcttacttaagcttagtattacttgtatattcactagtattagaataaatcacatatctttaaaatcacaactCACATCTAATTATTACTcacattttcgaggtaaacagtttggcgcccaccgtggggataaagataatagtaattattttagtgctagttttctAATAACACGCGTTATTCTTCATACTTTTTCTtatcaaagattctttgatttcaggctaAAACATGTGTAGCACACAAAATGCACATGTCCATGACAATGAAGGTCTCGAAGAAAACATCAGTATAGGTGTCGGTGTACCACCTATCAACCCTGAggaagtgccaaatatggagccagttgatatcagtTCGCATAATGCTCTAAACACAGAGTCAGTCGCAGATCCCGAAGGAGATGTATGCAGGGAAGCCCGAGCCAGAGGCCAAGGAATACGAGGaatggaagaaggaggagtcagcctccaagtgatatttgagatgctgcaagctcagcaagtcgCCATCACTCCACTTCAAAGTCAGAACAGAACTCCAAACACCGTCGACCAGTAAACGCCTGGCACACTAAACCAGCGCTTGATAGGCCCGATGAAAGTGGCTCGGGGACTGACTCCACAATCATGAAAATGCTTGAGGAACTGActaaaaggatcgagtcaggagaaaagaagatagaagacaATGATAAGAAGGTGAAAACTTATAACTCCCGGGTAGACCAGATACCGGGAGCACCTCCAGTTTTGAAAGGTCTAgatgccaaaaagttcatacaaaaacctttccTCCAAGTGGGGCTCCAATGCCCATTCCCAAGAAGTTTTGCATGCCCGATATACTGAAATATAGCGGAACAACTGACCCTAACGaacatattacttcatacacttgtggAATCAAAGGAAATGGCTTGAATGACGATAAAATCGAGTCAGTATTATTGAAAAGGTTTGGGGAAACACTATCAAAATGAGCtttgatttggtatcacaacttagctcctaactctattgatttgTTTGCTATGTTGTCAGatgccttcgtgaaagcacatgTCGGGGCCGTAAAGGTGGCGACAAGAAAATTGAATGTCTTCAAGATAAAACAAAGGGATGacgagatgctaagggagttcgtgtccAGGTTTCAGATGGAAAGAATGGAATTGCTGCCAGTCTCTGATGACTGGGCAGTTCAGGCCTTTAtgcaaggtttgaatgaaagaaGCTCGATTGTATCTCGACAGCTAAAGCAGaacttgatcgaatatccagcTGTGACATGGTCGGATTTGCACAATCGTTATCAGTCAAAAGTTAGGATCGATGACGACCAGTAGGAGCTCCTTCGGGCTCAGTTCATCCTAATAGATTCGCAGCCAAGCCCCCAAGGGACACAGACCGAGGatcaagattcaacaaagaaCGGTATCAACCATATGCCGATCGAAGGAACAGCGGTTCGAACCATAACCCCCCTCCAAACGATCAGAGAAACGATCAAGGTTGAAGTTCTTGAGGATTCATAAGTAAGAGCGGGTTCAATAAATAGACAAACCCCACAGAAGTTCCCTGATTATCTGAATACAATTTCAACATAGACACGACCGGGATCGTCTCAGCTATTGAGAGAATCAAAAACACCAAGTGGCCCAAGCCAATACAGACCGATCTTTCTCAAAGGAACCCAAATTTGATATGCAAGTATCATAACACACATGGTCATCGAACAGAAGATTGTAGACAACTGAGGGAAGAAGTGGCTAGAATTCCTAGGCGATCGGGCCAAGAATCACCTCAGAGAAAGAGATGCAAGGAAAAATGAacaagaagaaccacaacatgtaatcAATATGATTGTTGGCGGAGTGGATATCCCTCGATGACCTATATTCAAATGCATCAAGATGTCAATCACAAGAGAAATATGGATTCGGAACTATGTGCCTGGGGATGCCTTATCATTTGGTGACGAGGAAGCAGATGGcttatctcagcctcacaacgacgccctggtaatatctatcctcttgaataaaattcaaattaaatgtgttttagtagatccaggtagctcagtgaacataatcagatcgagggtcgtggaacaACTCGGCTTACAAGATCAGATTGTACCTGCTTCTCGGATCCTGAATGGTTTTAACATGGCAAGCGTAACAATAAAGGGAGAAGTGACCTTGCTAGTAAACGTAGCCGGGACCATACAAGATACgaagttccatgtcatcgaaggtgacatgaggtatgaCACACTCCTCGAaagaccatggatacacaacatgagagCAGTGTCTTCaactcttcaccaaatgatgaagttcccaacggAGGAAGGTGTGAGAACTGTCTATGGAGAGCAACATGCTGCCAAAGAGATGTTTGCGGTCGAGGAAATGGTGCCGATACCGGAGCCCTTAACTTTGGAAAAATCGAGCAGCAAAGGTAAACAAGAGGCTAAATAGCCATCACGACCCCAGCCTCGATAGAGTCGCAACAACAGGTAACCAAATTTCTTAAAATAACGAGGTAATAGTTCTTAAAAAAGGAAGCAAACCTAGAATGTACatagattataaggacttgaacaagaGCATGTCTAAAGGATGAAAAACATCGATCACATGATTGATGCCATGACTGGCCACGAGACCCTAATTcctctcgatgcctattccgggtacagtcagattcagatgaacccggaggatcaggaaaaaacatcgtttggtactaaattgggaaCTTATTGTTACATCGTAATGGTAAACGCCTAGTTAACAGAGCAGGAAACACAATGGACGTTTGTATTTTGGTTAAGTCCCTGTGCATAAAGGACCATTTAGTTCGTTTGCAGGAAACACTTGCGATCGCGAGAAAATGCAACGTGAAGCTTAACCCGTAAAAGTGTGCCTTCGAAGTTGGCCTGAGGTATCGAAATCAAGATTATCAAGGATATCACAGGCATAGATAGTGTGAGGATCGCGCAAAAGCAAGGTCTACCACAAAAGGAGGACCAATATCCGATAAATCGGAGTCAGGAACTTAGTTCTCCGGAAAGTCACCCTCGATACTTGAGACTCGAATAAAGGAAAAATGGGCCGAACTAGAAAGGACCTTACCAAGTCCTCGGAGTTGTCGGTGAAGGATCCTACAAACTCAGCACCATGGGAGACCAACAATTGCCAAACAATTAGAATACATTATTGCtcaaacgatactactgctaaggtatgatcTCACCCTTTTCCATTTGTATTTAAAACTGACTCCTTACATATGTTCGATTGGAAACATCGAGGTACCTTTCATctcgaagaccttgggttttaaagcatgcgttgcacttttttcccttcgatcgggttttatcccaaatgggttttaccagcaagatttttaacgagacagcacctatatgctacctaaggaatattcaataagtattcaaggcttcttttcaatcaacctcgaacactggggggcatcaccctcggagggcGCATTCTCAAAGAAAGCAATTCACGCCAAGGAGGGCCTCAATAGGGAAATATTCTAATAAaccaaatggtcaaatgaaccatgtccatgtagaatagtcgagcccccagcgacaaaacatgtatgcatgtatcaattatttgaagaagcattcttattatatcaaaacactttgtgccGCAAAGAAGTCTACTATTTTCACATTTAACGGCTCAAGGGCAGAAAGCCCGAATGtacccgaatactcggggactatcaTCAACAATCGATGTATCAAGTCATCGAATACtcgaacttataagacctcaaagaggcacactCGAACTTATAAAACCTCAAATAGGCACATTCGAGCTcacaagacctcaaagaggcacccttCCCCCTCGaaaacaaaggccaaggccaatatacTCGGGGTTTAACTTTTTCAAACAAGTTTGAGAAAGTTAtggggaaacaagtccaagtgacaaACCCGAAGGCTACAGCTATactaaaggctacgaccaaaatAATGTGGTTCGTAGACGTTCGACTTCCgctataaattaaaggccttcaaatattGAAAAAacggttaaatcaggctaccctcgacaaaagCAAAATACGAAGGACTTTAATAAATTCATCCCCCAAAAAATCGGCGATGAATCCAGCCCTTAAATAATACAAGGGCTTCGATAACATCGCCCTCGAAAATATCTCAAGAGGTATTCAATTATGTTTACATAAACAAATTACTAATAAGGTTCCGATACGTCAAACCTTCGaaaaaacccaacgggtacaaaaaacacTTGCTATGGCATAACTAAATTCTCATTAAGTCTTTtagccaaaatgaaggaaaaattgtatagccattttaacggcccaacttaaagagcctaagggacaattttaaaagagcctaagggccgatatataagAGCCCAAGGGCCAACCTCGAAAGGCTTAAGGGCTAAAAACTTATAATTCGAGACTCCTCTCTCATTTAGATCCAGACTCAAGAATTCGCAATATCCTAAACTTACATCGGATCAATTTAAACTTAGCTCGAGGGTTATTGTATCTATCGGTAAAAATCTAAGGGTTTATAATACCCCAAACCCAAACCAATCCTCGAACCAATCATTCTGACGAAGTCTTCCAAAAATAAAGGCAATGTTAAATCCAGCACAAACCAAAGACGAGATAAAAAGTTTCCCTCGTATTTCCAAAAGATGATTACAGGAGATATTTACACAGGGAGGCTTATAAAGAAACGAAATAAAGTAACCTAAAACTATTTTGGGGTCACATCTTTTGCAGCTGCATCTTCAGAAGTCGCACCTTCGAGAGCGTCATACTCGGGGACTTCATATTTGTCTCCTTCACTCTCAGAACCACTGGCTGAATCATCCTCGTTGAAAAGCAGAATGACAACCTCTTCTTCCAAAATCTTTGCCATTTCAATATCGGCTAAAAGATCGAAGCTGCGAGCGTGCACCTCCTCGAGGGTTATCCTCCGGGATTGTCGCCTAGCATGGTCAAGAGTACTTGATAACTTAGCCTCCGCCGCAGAAGAGATATCCTTTTCCCGAACATTAGCTGCTTCGACATCAGCTCGATACGAAGACATAATTGCATCAACATCAGATTTGGCCTTGGCCAGCTCAGTAGCAGATCTGGCTTTAAGCTCCTCAATCTCGAGGCCCCGAGCTAGGCTCTCCTCCTTCTCACTTCGAAGCTAGGTTTTGAGTGAAGCTAGCTGCTCTCTTAGAGTTTCCTTCTCAGAGGCGAGATTATCCATACTTTGCCTCCACCCCAGGGCCTCAGCTTCTTTCATCTTAAGCTCCTCCCGAATCGGCGACTCCAAGTCGGCCTTCTGATGAAACTACAAAATTAAAGTGTCAGTCgccaaaacaaacaagtgcataACAGACCCTCGAGAGCTGTATTACCTTCTCAACATACTTGGTTTGTCCTTGGCATGGCTGCGTCAACTCAACTCGTAGATCGTAGATCATAGATCTCCATATCTTTCTTAGCATAGAGGGTTTTGACGACCTCCCTCTCATCCAAAATCTTCTTAAGCTCAGCCTCGCATCGAGAAAGATCGGTTCCAGACTTAGAAAATGCCTTTTTATGGAGCACTACAACCTTtataaagaagaaggaaagataGATTCAGAACAGCTAAAACAAAGGCGCAAGCATAAAGAACAGAAAACTCGCTTGTTTAAAGAGTCTACGAGCCTCATCAAAAATGAAATAAGCATCTGGGTCAGGGCCATCTTCAAGCCCTGTGAGACATTCTCGAAAGATGTCATGCCCTTAATGGCTTCCTTccacttcataagacctcataTTCTAAGCATATCGGATTTGTCCCTCGGAGAACTTGGGGCCAGGAGGTGAATCATCCACATTGATTACCCTAAGTGATCAACTCGGGGCATTCTCCTTTATTTGAAGAGGCTCGGGATTAGGTCGTTCGGCCTCTCCCTCCAAATAGCCTCCTAGGTGAGGTGCCTTTTTCCTACACGATGGCTCGGGGACTTTGTTTGAGCTCTCCTCGGAGATTTCTTGGACTCTGGAATGAGCCACATCAACCGTCACCGGCTTGATAGGCTTTGAAGCACTGACATCTTTTCTTTCACAAGTTACCAGCAAGCATtcgtcatcatcttcttcttcttaatcCCGAAGGTGTTGGGCCGTTTACGAAGATAAGACCGTCGTATCGGCCTTGGGCCTTCGAGCCATGTTGTTCTTCGGCTTTAGAGGATTCTTAGGtgactctcttcttctttttctttctttagaaGACTTCGGAACCTCTACCTCATCAGCCGGGGCCGACCACAAATCAACAGCGTATCCAAGACCTATATGAAATCGAGGTAAGTACCCCATGAGAGAAGCACAAGAAAACAAACAAGAGAACTCACCATggtttttggcctcccatcgacCCTTGGCCAGATCTTGCCAGCAACGATCCGAATAAGAATAGGTGGAGGTCAGCTTTCGAACCTAGCCCTCGAGGTTCGAGACCCCACCAGGAAACCAAGTAGTGGTTGCACCATCGTAAAGGTACTACACCAAGGAAAAATATAAAGccggggaaaagaaaagaaagtaggCTATCAGCCTGCTACGTGCTCACATTTCATGTTCCACTCCTCGGGGAACGACATCCAATCAGCAGTAATCAGGTCAGAGACAACAGGCTCATCTACCCACTGTGTTTGTCCTCATTAATACTAGAGAAAAGAGATTTCAAGGATCAGAGTTGCAATTTTATCAAACCCCCTTGATAAAGTCGGGGACTGTACAGTCTGATCAGGTGGTCGAGGGTAAAAGACATCCCCTCAACTTGGCGCGAAAAGAACTTGATTAAGTATACGATTTGCCAGAATGTGGGGTAGATATGGCCAAACGTCACTCGGTATCATTGACAAAAGTCAAGAATAACTGGATCTATGGGACCTTGAACCAAAATTGCAGGACCCAACATAAATGGGTAGGTATATACACTCAAATACCCCGCTTTATATGTAGTGATGTCCTCTTTGGAGGAAGGAATCACTATTTTTTTATTATCCCACTTGCAATCCTCCTTTACTTGCTCGAGCTCGGCCTTGGTCACCAAACAAACATATCGAGACATGGGCTTGCATCGGCCTGATGTCGATgcaggtttctcgattttgaatCGGATGTTATTTCACATAGTGGGGGGATGCAATCCTCAATATGAATGGGCACTACCGGTTTACTCTTGGTCGGTCGAGAAGATGAAGAAGCTTTTCCTTTCTGAGAAATTGATTTAGAGGTTTTAGCCATCGCAAGgtggaaaatccaagaaaatgaAGAGTGTTGATAGTGAAGAGAAGGGAAAATTCAAGGAAATTGAAAAATGCTAATGAGACTTTGAGAACAATATGAGAATAGAGTTTGTAAGGTTGTGAAATTTATCTATTTATAGAGATCATTTAAGCGTGCTGGGGAAGCCAAAAGGCCGATCGTCAACCGCCTCCAATTAATGACCTTAGGAATCGCAGAAAAAGCAACTTTTCAGTTACTTCAGTCGTTGATGTCAAGATATTGGCATCAGGATCAAGGTATTAAGGACTAATTCATCAAAAATCATAAAGGGA comes from the Nicotiana sylvestris chromosome 4, ASM39365v2, whole genome shotgun sequence genome and includes:
- the LOC138889980 gene encoding uncharacterized protein; this translates as MSITREIWIRNYVPGDALSFGDEEADGLSQPHNDALVISILLNKIQIKCVLVDPGSSVNIIRSRVVEQLGLQDQIVPASRILNGFNMASVTIKGEVTLLVNVAGTIQDTKFHVIEGDMRYDTLLERPWIHNMRAVSSTLHQMMKFPTEEGVRTVYGEQHAAKEMFAVEEMVPIPEPLTLEKSSSKGKQEAK